One window of the Colletotrichum destructivum chromosome 6, complete sequence genome contains the following:
- a CDS encoding Putative cytochrome b5-like heme/steroid binding domain, acyl-CoA dehydrogenase/oxidase — MSKTFSTSDVASHNKPEDLYIIVDGDVYDLTKFQDDHPGGKKILQRVAGKDASKQFWKYHNEGILKKYKTKLLVGSLDSKPKAAEPAPAAAPAPKKAAPKRAPESSNTESEPMDPFGDLVPYADPNWYQAYHTPYFNETHAALRAEIREWVETNVEPFVGEWDEKKEVDPSIYKQMGERGYLAGLLGVHYPTQYTKRTVASVDPKDWDLFHEMLLTDELSRAASGGFVWNVIGGFGIGCPPLVKFGQKALVERILPGILDGDKRICLAITEPDAGSDVANLTCEAKLSEDGKHFIVNGEKKWITNGIWCDYFTTAVRTGGPGMNGVSLLLIERGPGVTTRRMDCQGVWSSGTTYITFEDVKVPVENLLGKKNQGFRVIMTNFNHERIGIIIQCLRFSRVCYEESVKYANKRRTFGKKLIEHPVIRLKLAHMARQIEASYAWLENLIYQCEKMAETEAMLKLGGAIASLKAQSTVTFEFCAREASQIFGGLSYSRGGQGGKVERLYRDVRAYAIPGGSEEIMLDLSIRQSMRVHKALGMKL, encoded by the exons ATGTCCAAGACCTTCTCGACCAGCGACGTTGCGTCGCACAACAAGCCCGAGGACTTGTACATCATCGTTGATGGCGACGTCTACGACCTCACAAAGTTCCAGGATGACCACCCTG GTGGTAAGAAGATCCTCCAGCGTGTCGCCGGCAAGGACGCCTCGAAGCAGTTCTGGAAGTACCACAACGAGGGCATCCTGAAGAAGTACAAGACCAAGCTGCTTGTTGGCTCCCTCGACAGCAagcccaaggccgccgagcccgcacccgccgccgcccccgcgcCCAAGAAGGCCGCTCCCAAGAGGGCCCCCGAGAGCAGCAACACCGAGTCGGAGCCCATGGACCCCTTTGGCGATCTGGTCCCCTACGCCGACCCCAACTGGTACCAGGCC TACCACACCCCCTACTTCAACGAGACGCACGCTGCCCTCCGCGCCGAGATCCGCGAGTGGGTCGAGACCAACGTCGAGCCTTTTGTCGGCGAGTgggatgagaagaaggaggtcGACCCCTCCATCTACAAGCAGATGGGTGAGCGCGGCTACCTggccggcctgctcggcgtcCACTACCCGACCCAGTACACCAAGAGGACGGTCGCTTCGGTCGACCCCAAGGACTGGGACCTCTTCCACGAGATGCTGCTGACGGACGAGCTGtcgcgcgccgcctcgggcgGTTTCGTCTGGAACGTTATTGGCGGCTTCGGCATCGGCTGCCCGCCTCTCGTCAAGTTCGGCCAGaaggccctcgtcgagcgTATCCTGCCCGGCATCCTCGATGGCGACAAGCGCATCTGCCTGGCCATCACCGAGCCCGAcgccggctccgacgtcGCCAACCTGACGTGCGAGGCCAAGCTcagcgaggacggcaagcacttcatcgtcaacggcgagaagAAGTGGATCACCAACGGCATCTGGTGCGACTACTTCACCACTGCCGTCCGCACCGGCGGCCCCGGCATGAACGGCGTTAGTCTGCTGCTCATCGAGAGAGGGCCCGGCGTCACCACGAGACGCATGGACTGCCAGGGCGTGTGGTCCAGCGGCACCACCTACATCACCTTTGAGGATGTCAAAGTTCCCGTCGAGAACCTgctcggcaagaagaacCAGGGTTTCAGAG TCATCATGACCAACTTCAACCACGAGCGtatcggcatcatcatccagtGCCTCCGCTTCTCCCGCGTCTGCTATGAGGAGTCGGTCAAGTACGCTAACAAGCGCCGCACCTTTGGTAAGAAGCTCATCGAGCACCCCGTCATCCGCCTCAAGCTCGCCCACATGGCCCGCCAGATTGAGGCGTCGTACGCGTGGCTCGAGAACCTCATCTACCAGTGcgagaagatggccgagaccgaggccatgctcaagctcggcggcgccattGCCAGTCTCAAGGCCCAGAGCACCGTCACCTTTGAGTTCTGCGCCCGCGAGGCCTCGCAGATCTTTGGCGGCCTGTCGTACTCGCGCGGTggccagggcggcaaggtcgagaGGCTGTACCGCGACGTGCGCGCCTACGCCATCCCCGGCGGCAGTGAGGAGATCATGCTCGACCTCAGCATCCGGCAGAGCATGCGCGTGCACAAGGCGCTGGGTATGAAGCTGTAA
- a CDS encoding Putative XPG/Rad2 endonuclease, XPG-I domain, PIN-like domain superfamily encodes MSIYSFLIAVRSDGQQLTNESGETTSHLMGLFYRTLRMVDNGIKPLYVFDGAPPKLKSGELAKRFQRKQEATEGLEEAKETGTAEEVEKFSRRTVRVTREHNADCQKLLKLMGIPFIVAPTEAEAQCAVLARAGKVYAAASEDMDTLTFDTPILLRHLTFSEQRKEPIQEVHIDKVLEGLGMERKQFVDFCILLGCDYLDPIPKVGPSTALKLIREHGDLETLVEAFKNDPKQKYVIPEDWPYQDARELFLNPDVRPADDPLCDFKWEKPDMEGLVQYLVTEKGFSEDRVRGAGARLEKNLKSSQQVRLDGFFKVIPKTEEEKAAHKRKLDAKNEEKKKKLKVEKKEKAAAKAKPRGA; translated from the exons ATGAGCATCTACtccttcctcatcgccgtccgATCCGATGGCCAGCAGCTCACAAACGAGAGTGGAGAGACGACATCACACCTCATGGGTCTCTTCTACCGAACCCTCCGGATGGtcgacaacggcatcaaGCCCCTATACGTCTTCGACGGCGCCCCGCCCAAGCTCAAGTCGGGCGAGCTTGCCAAGCGCTTCCAGAGAAAGCAGGAGGCCACCGAAggtctcgaggaggccaaggagacgggcaccgccgaggaggttgagaagTTCTCCCGCCGGACGGTGCGCGTCACGCGCGAGCACAACGCCGATTGCCAGAAGCTGCTCAAGCTCATGGGCATCCCCTTCATCGTCGCTCctaccgaggccgaggcccagTGCGCCGTGCTGGCGCGTGCCGGCAAGGTGTACGCCGCAGCCAGCGAGGACATGGACACCCTCACGTTCGATACGCCAATCCTGCTGCGCCACTTGACCTTCAGCGAGCAGCGCAAGGAGCCCATTCAGGAGGTCCACATCGACAAGGTGCTGGAGGGCCTCGGCATGGAGCGCAAGCAG TTTGTCGACTTCTGCATCCTCCTTGGCTGCGACTACCTCGACCCCATCCCCAAGGTCGGCCCTTCGACGGCGCTCAAGCTGATCCGCGAGcacggcgacctcgagacgCTTGTCGAGGCGTTCAAGAACGACCCGAAGCAGAAATACGTGATCCCTGAGGATTGGCCGTACCAGGACGCCCGCGAGCTCTTCCTCAACCCCGACGTGCGACCGGCGGACGACCCGCTGTGCGACTTCAAGTGGGAGAAGCCCGACATGGAGGGTCTCGTGCAATACCTTGTAACAGAGAAGGGCTTCTCGGAAGACCGCGTGCGGGGGGCGGGTGCGCGACTGGAGAAGAACCTCAAGAGCAGCCAGCAGGTGCGGCTGGACGGCTTCTTCAAGGTGATTCCCAAgacggaagaggagaaggcggcgcaCAAGCGCAAGCTGGACGCCAagaacgaggagaagaagaagaagctcaaggtggagaagaaggagaaggcggctGCCAAGGCCAAGCCTCGCGGGGCCTGA